From the Palaemon carinicauda isolate YSFRI2023 chromosome 42, ASM3689809v2, whole genome shotgun sequence genome, one window contains:
- the LOC137633287 gene encoding lebercilin-like protein isoform X1: MKSELPHIIEAHKMEITVLQEKLRRATEANRRNNEKLKDTDGRIIKLTEELSRLRNLCKKRNLPERDQLNKKLSATVQTLGEKEKESEEFQRRLAIVEKSLKQQVQAEVGRHRVTAKKLYSLQCEHHKLEDTLQERERELASLQQYSRRAGRTMGSSNSTTTASSRSASISSRHKPGGRNRSSGSSATTTSGIVSSVETIPATCESRTSVCLDGSGRLPPISADLHKRSSEPQMISSILTVSPEATEVPTRRSRHRSKLNKENNDDRRMGRIRRGRRSPRHSTDDDYLASPHCTPTPSPTTTPEPQTQQQSESNEEATDGSVTLPGHSDQRRRERLTASLQEARRKVMQSESNEEATDGSVTLPGHSDQRRRERLTASLQEARRKVMQEETNKEESPKTWKSEQPTVTREYSLIENYPPRERPVLTGGSSAGSDSGSGVSPPPIKPVPFVPESRVQSRLSRLESPMASGGPHRRHTTGTVKEMRSVSSLSKLDSTVTAKPTRSAITP, encoded by the exons GCCACAGAAGCTAACCGTCGTAACAACGAAAAATTGAAGGACACAGATGGAAGGATAATTAAACTGACCGAAGAGCTGTCCAGACTGAGAAACTTGTGCAAAAAACGCAACCTGCCCGAGAGAGATCAACTTAACAAGAAGCTCAGTGCTACAGTCCAGACTCTTGGGGAAAAGGAGAAAGAATCTGAA GAATTTCAACGCCGTTTAGCAATAGTGGAGAAATCtctaaaacaacaagttcaggcaGAAGTTGGACGCCACAGAGTTACAGCTAAGAAACTCTACAGCCTTCAGTGTGAGCACCACAAACTTGAGGATACTCTCCAG GAACGTGAGAGGGAACTAGCCTCTTTGCAGCAGTATAGCAGAAGAGCTGGTCGAACTATGGGGAGCAGTAACTCCACAACAACAGCCTCCTCCCGGTCAGCCTCCATTTCATCAAGACACAAGCCAGGAGGACGAAACAGAAGCAGTGGGTCCTCAGCCACAACGACGTCAGGCATCGTATCCTCGGTTGAAACCATTCCAGCTACGTGTGAATCAAGAACTTCAGTCTGTCTCGATGG CAGTGGGCGACTTCCTCCAATCAGTGCTGACCTCCATAAGAGAAGCAGTGAACCTCAGATGATATCCTCCATCCTTACTGTGTCTCCAGAGGCCACAGAAGTGCCAACGAGAAGATCGAGACATAGATCAAAATTGAATAAG GAAAACAATGACGATCGGCGAATGGGAAGAATCAGACGCGGACGACGGTCTCCACGGCATTCCACAGACGATGATTACTTGGCATCTCCTCATTGCACTCCTACTCCAAGTCCCACAACGACGCCAGAGCCCCAGACCCAACAGCAATCAGAATCCAATGAAGAGGCAACAGACGGCAGTGTAACGCTTCCAGGCCACTCTGACCAAAGGAGACGCGAGCGCCTTACTGCAAGTTTGCAAGAGGCGAGAAGGAAAGTGATGCAATCAGAATCCAATGAAGAAGCAACAGACGGCAGTGTAACGCTTCCAGGCCACTCTGACCAAAGGAGACGTGAGCGCCTTACTGCAAGTTTGCAAGAGGCGAGAAGGAAAGTGATGCAAGAAGAAACCAATAAGGAGGAAAGTCCCAAGACGTGGAAGTCGGAACAGCCAACTGTAACAAGAGAGTATTCCCTCATTGAAAATTATCCTCCACGTGAAAGGCCAGTTCTTACTGGTGGATCAAGTGCTGGGTCCGACAGCGGAAGTGGCGTGTCGCCACCTCCTATCAAGCCTGTTCCCTTTGTTCCCGAGAGTCGTGTACAGTCGCGCCTTTCGCGCTTAGAATCCCCTATGGCTTCGGGAGGGCCTCATAGAAGGCACACTACAGGCACCGTTAAAGAAATGCGCTCAGTCTCTAGCCTTTCCAAATTAGATTCAACAGTTACCGCTAAACCTACCCGCTCTGCTATTACTCCCTAA
- the LOC137633287 gene encoding lebercilin-like protein isoform X2, producing MKSELPHIIEAHKMEITVLQEKLRRATEANRRNNEKLKDTDGRIIKLTEELSRLRNLCKKRNLPERDQLNKKLSATVQTLGEKEKESEEFQRRLAIVEKSLKQQVQAEVGRHRVTAKKLYSLQCEHHKLEDTLQERERELASLQQYSRRAGRTMGSSNSTTTASSRSASISSRHKPGGRNRSSGSSATTTSGIVSSVETIPATCESRTSVCLDGGRLPPISADLHKRSSEPQMISSILTVSPEATEVPTRRSRHRSKLNKENNDDRRMGRIRRGRRSPRHSTDDDYLASPHCTPTPSPTTTPEPQTQQQSESNEEATDGSVTLPGHSDQRRRERLTASLQEARRKVMQSESNEEATDGSVTLPGHSDQRRRERLTASLQEARRKVMQEETNKEESPKTWKSEQPTVTREYSLIENYPPRERPVLTGGSSAGSDSGSGVSPPPIKPVPFVPESRVQSRLSRLESPMASGGPHRRHTTGTVKEMRSVSSLSKLDSTVTAKPTRSAITP from the exons GCCACAGAAGCTAACCGTCGTAACAACGAAAAATTGAAGGACACAGATGGAAGGATAATTAAACTGACCGAAGAGCTGTCCAGACTGAGAAACTTGTGCAAAAAACGCAACCTGCCCGAGAGAGATCAACTTAACAAGAAGCTCAGTGCTACAGTCCAGACTCTTGGGGAAAAGGAGAAAGAATCTGAA GAATTTCAACGCCGTTTAGCAATAGTGGAGAAATCtctaaaacaacaagttcaggcaGAAGTTGGACGCCACAGAGTTACAGCTAAGAAACTCTACAGCCTTCAGTGTGAGCACCACAAACTTGAGGATACTCTCCAG GAACGTGAGAGGGAACTAGCCTCTTTGCAGCAGTATAGCAGAAGAGCTGGTCGAACTATGGGGAGCAGTAACTCCACAACAACAGCCTCCTCCCGGTCAGCCTCCATTTCATCAAGACACAAGCCAGGAGGACGAAACAGAAGCAGTGGGTCCTCAGCCACAACGACGTCAGGCATCGTATCCTCGGTTGAAACCATTCCAGCTACGTGTGAATCAAGAACTTCAGTCTGTCTCGATGG TGGGCGACTTCCTCCAATCAGTGCTGACCTCCATAAGAGAAGCAGTGAACCTCAGATGATATCCTCCATCCTTACTGTGTCTCCAGAGGCCACAGAAGTGCCAACGAGAAGATCGAGACATAGATCAAAATTGAATAAG GAAAACAATGACGATCGGCGAATGGGAAGAATCAGACGCGGACGACGGTCTCCACGGCATTCCACAGACGATGATTACTTGGCATCTCCTCATTGCACTCCTACTCCAAGTCCCACAACGACGCCAGAGCCCCAGACCCAACAGCAATCAGAATCCAATGAAGAGGCAACAGACGGCAGTGTAACGCTTCCAGGCCACTCTGACCAAAGGAGACGCGAGCGCCTTACTGCAAGTTTGCAAGAGGCGAGAAGGAAAGTGATGCAATCAGAATCCAATGAAGAAGCAACAGACGGCAGTGTAACGCTTCCAGGCCACTCTGACCAAAGGAGACGTGAGCGCCTTACTGCAAGTTTGCAAGAGGCGAGAAGGAAAGTGATGCAAGAAGAAACCAATAAGGAGGAAAGTCCCAAGACGTGGAAGTCGGAACAGCCAACTGTAACAAGAGAGTATTCCCTCATTGAAAATTATCCTCCACGTGAAAGGCCAGTTCTTACTGGTGGATCAAGTGCTGGGTCCGACAGCGGAAGTGGCGTGTCGCCACCTCCTATCAAGCCTGTTCCCTTTGTTCCCGAGAGTCGTGTACAGTCGCGCCTTTCGCGCTTAGAATCCCCTATGGCTTCGGGAGGGCCTCATAGAAGGCACACTACAGGCACCGTTAAAGAAATGCGCTCAGTCTCTAGCCTTTCCAAATTAGATTCAACAGTTACCGCTAAACCTACCCGCTCTGCTATTACTCCCTAA